Genomic DNA from Thermotoga petrophila RKU-1:
ATCACCTCTGATTTGCTCGAACTCGAAGCGGATATAGACGGAATCCTGAGAAGCATTGCACAGATCGATTTGAGATTTTTCAACGTTCTTACAGGCACCGAAGAAGGTCTGAAATTGCTGTTGAAATACAAGCAAGAAGTTCTCAACTCTTTAATAGACGATCTTCTTGTTCAGCAACTTGCGGAGAAAGAAGGGGTCGGAGTAAGCGACGAAGAGGTAAAGAAAGAAGTTGAGGCAAGGCTAAAAGAAACAGTTGAAACCATGGGAATAACTCTGGAAGACCTTGACAAGTTCCTTCAGAGAGCTGGATACGGTGATCTCGAATCTTTCAAAAAGAGATTGCACTGGCATATGAAAACACAGCTTTCACTCCAACGACTCCAGGAGAAAATCACTCAGAACGCAACCGTCACACTTGAAGAAGCGCAGAACTACTACAATCAAAACAAGGAAACCTACAGGATACCTGCCGCTGTTCACCTCTACAGAATTACCACTGAGGATAAGAGTAAAATGGATGAGGCACTCTCAAAGATCAGAAAAGGAGAAGACTTCCTTGAAGTTGCAACTCAGGTGGCAACTGGTGGGGATCTTGGCTGGATTGAAGAAGGAAAGTTGGAAAAAGACATCGAGAGCGTGATCTTTGACGCTCCGGAGGGAGCTATTCTTGGTCCTTTCGAGTCTGAAGGTAAATTCGTGCTCTACAAAGTCGTAGAGAAGAGATCTTCTTCCTACAAAAAGTTCGAAGAGGTTAAACAGGAGATCATGGATAAATTGCTCGCGGATAAGAAGAATCAGCTGTGGAACGACTGGTTCAATAAGGTGTTCGAGGAATTCAAGAAGAACAGCCAAATAGAGATAAAACTTGGAGGGAGTCAGGGATGAAACTCAAGACGAAAACGATGGAGTGGTCGGGAGATTCTCTAAAACTCCTCGATCAGAGAAAGCTTCCATTCATTGAAGAATACGTGGAGTGTAAAACACACGAGGAGGTTGCACACGCCATAAAGGAGATGATCGTCAGAGGAGCTCCTGCCATAGGAGTCACTGCAGCGTTCGGATACGTCCTGGGACTCAGAGATTACAAAACGGGAAGTTTGACGGACTGGATGAAACAGGTGAAAGAGACTTTGGCCAGAACAAGACCCACGGCTGTGAACCTGTTCTGGGCACTGAACAGGATGGAAAAGGTGTTTTTCGAGAACGTTGACAGAGAGAATCTCTTCGAAATCTTAGAAAACGAAGCGTTGAAGATGGCGTATGAAGATATAGAAGTCAACAAAGCGATCGGAAAGAACGGTGCTCAGCTCATAAAAGATGGATCGACCATCCTCACTCACTGCAACGCGGGGGCCCTTGCAACTGTAGACTACGGTACTGCCCTTGGAGTGATAAGAGCAGCAATGGAATCAGGAAAAAGAATCAGGGTGTTCGCAGATGAGACAAGACCGTACCTTCAGGGAGCGCGGCTCACCGCCTGGGAACTCATGAAAGACGGTATAGAAGTCTATGTCATCACCGACAACATGGCCGGATGGCTGATGAAGAAAGGGTTGATCGATGCCGTTGTGGTTGGAGCGGACAGAATCGCTCTGAACGGTGACACAGCGAACAAGATAGGAACTTATTCTCTGGCCGTTCTTGCTAAGAGAAACAACATACCGTTCTACGTTGCAGCTCCCGTCTCGACGATAGACCCAACTATAAAGAGCGGGGAAGAAATACCCATAGAGGAAAGAAGACCGGAGGAGGTAACTCACTGTGGTGGGAACAGAATAGCTCCGGAGGGAGTAAAAGTTCTGAACCCCGCTTTCGATGTCACAGAAAATACCCTCATAACGGCAATAATCACGGAAAAAGGTGTGATCAGACCTCCTTTCGAAGAGAACATAAAGAAGATACTCGGGGTGTGATTTTTGGAGACCATATTCAGTTTTCTCGAGGAAAAATTCCTTGCGTGGATGTGTATTTTCACGAGGTTTACGGGATTTTTTTTGATCGCTCCTTTCTTTTCCGAGAGAGCGTTCCCTGTTGAGGTGAGAGTGTTTCTGGGACTGTTCACGAGCTGGTTGATGCTTTTCACAGTTGATGTATCCATACCCTTGAACACACCTGTTTTGAGTTTCACTTTGAATCTGTTTTTCAACTTTCTCGTTGGGTTCGGAATCGGTTTTATCGTTTATCTTTTTCTTCAGGCGTTCAACGGGGCGGGATACATCTTTGGTTTTCAAATCGGATTCGGAATGGAAGAAGTGCTGGCTTTCGGTGAAGAAGAAACAAACCCCACGGGAGAATTGGTTTATTTTATAGCCCTCACTGTTTTTGTGCTGATAAAGGGACCTGTTCTCGTGTTCGAGGGCTTGAAGGATTCAATCGATGTCTTCCCCGTGAATCTCACAGGTGTTGCGGACGGGTTCTTCTCCTACGTCGTGGAAAGATCGAGTGACTTCTTTGTGCTGATCCTGAAGATAGGAGCACCAGTTATCGCTTTCATGCTCATCATAAGCATCGTTCTCGGTATCGTTTCGAGGCTCATCCCACAGATGAACGTTTTCATGGTTGGATTGCCCCTGAAAGTGATCATTGGGGTTATATTGATTCTGGGGATGTTACCGATATGGGCGGAAGTGGCTCAGAAGATTTCAGCGCTCAGCTGGAACGCTATTCAGGAACTTCTTGGGAAATAGAGCTCCTGCTCTTTGCCGAAGCAGAGAGAACAGAGCGCGCCACTCCCAGAAAAAGAAGGAGAGTAAGAGAAGAAGGTAGAGCTCCCGTATCCAGGGAGCTCAACATGGCCGTCACCTTTCTCGTGTTCGCTTTAGCGCTGAAGATCTTTGGATATCAGGGTGTAGAGAGGATCACAGAAGACGTTCAGGCCTTTCTCTCGTTTGAAGAAACAGAGGATTTACTCGTGAATGCAGTAAACACTTTTAAAGACGTGCTTTTGATCATAGGAGCCTTTGTGGTCTTCTCCATGGTCGCAGGTGTTATGATTGGGGCCCTTCAAACGAGATTTTTGTTTGCTCCGAAAGCGTTGAAACCGGACCTCAACAGAATCAACCCGATAGAAGGTTTTAAGAGATTGTTCTCACTCAGATCACTCGTGGAACTTTTGAAGTCTGTCCTTAAAGTCGCCATCGTGGGGATCGTGGTCTACCAGGTCTTGAAAAACAGATGGGACGAAATGATTCTCTTAACAGAAATGAACGTGAACGACGCCTTTGCTAATTTCTGGGACATCGCATCCGAGATCACGTTGAAAAGCGGAATGGTCCTTCTCGCTCTTGCCGTTTTCGACTACTTCTACCAGAGATGGGAATTCGAAAAGAGCATCCGCATGACGAAGCAGGAAGTGAAGGATGAACTGAAAGAAGTGGAAGGAAATCCCGAGATAAAGCGAAGACAAAGACAGATGATGTATGATATCCTACGAAGAAGAATGATGGAAGAGGTCCCGAAGGCGGATGTCGTGATCACCAACCCCACTCACTTCGCTGTTGCTTTGAAGTACGATCCAGATACGATGAACGCACCAGTTGTGGTAGCGAAAGGTGTGGATCATCTGGCACTGAAAATAATAGAAATCGCAAAGGAGAACGATGTACCCGTTTTGAGAAATCCGTCTCTTGCGAGGGCTCTATACTATAAGACGGAGATAGGTGAAGAAATTCCGGTAGAATTTTACAGGATAGTGGCGGAGGTACTCGTTTACGTTTACACGAAAAAGGGCGTGAGAATTTGAAGAATGTGGATATAATCGTTTCTCTGATGATAGTCGCTATCGTTCTTTTGATGGTGCTTCCTGTACCGGACAGGATGCTGGATTTCTTCCAGATCCTGAATATAACTCTTTCCATGATCATACTGTTTTCCACCATGTACATAAGAAACGCCCTTGAACTCTCTTCATTTCCAACACTACTTCTTGTGGTGACCCTGTTCAGACTCGGCCTCAACGTAGCCTCAACAAGGCTCATACTCCTTGAGGGTCCAAAGTTCCAGGGACGGGTTATAAGAACCTTCGGGGATTTTGTTGTGAAAGGAGATTACGTCGTTGGTCTCATCGTCTTTTTCATCCTCGTCATTATCCAGTTCATCGTCATCACCAGGGGTGCGGAGAGAATAGCGGAGGTAGCTGCAAGATTCACTCTCGACGCTATGCCCGGAAAACAGATGAGTGTGGATGCCGACCTGAACAGCGGATTGATAACCGAAGAAGAAGCGAGGAAAAGGAGAGAAGACATCAGAAGAGAAGCGGACTTCTATGGAGCCATGGACGGTGCGAGTAAATTTGTGAGAGGGGATGCCATAGCGAGCATCATAATCGTTTTTATAAACATAATCGGTGGACTTCTGATAGGCATGCTCAGACATGGGATGAGCCTTGCAGAGGCTGCGCAGGAGTACGTGATTCTCACCGTAGGAGATGGCCTTGCGGCACAGATCCCGGCTCTTCTCGTTTCAACCGCCACCGGTATAATCGTATCCAGGGCCGCATCCAAGGAAAATCTCGGGAAAGATCTTGTCACGGAACTTTCGAGAGAAACAAAAGTACTTCTTTTCACCGGTGGAGTGCTGATTTTTCTGGGAATCTTCACTCCTATACCGTTCTTCAGCGCCATTCTTGGTGGAGCGCTGATCTTTCTTGCGATGTACACCTCCAGAGCCGTTCCTCAAGAAGAGCTGGTGGGACCTGCTCCTGCAGAAAGACCCGGTGGGCCTGTTCTATCTACACCTGAAGAGGTTTCTGAGATCATACAGAGCGATACCGTTGAGGTGGAGATCGGCTATGGACTGATACCGCTCGCCGATCCATCACAGGGAGGAGACCTCCTCGATAGAATCACTTCCATCAGAAAACAGCTCGCGTTCGAGCTGGGACTCGTCGTTTCCCCCATCAGGGTGAGGGACAGCGTTCTTTTAAAACCCAATGAATATTCCATAAAGATCCGTGGAAGTGAAGTTGCGAGGTACGAGCTCGTACCCAACAGGCTCCTCGCCATAAATCCAGGGACTGCTAAGGAAAAGATTCCCGGTATTCCAACCAGAGAACCAGCGTTCAATCTGGAAGCATACTGGATAGAAGAGTGGAGAAAGGAAGAAGCCCAGCAAAAAGGTTACACGGTCGTGGATCCACCAACTGTGTTCGCCACGCACCTTTCTGAAGTTCTGAGGAGACACGCCGATGAGCTCCTCGGCTTCAAAGAGCTCGAACTTCTTATAGAAGGACTGAAAGAGAAGTTTCCCAAGCTGGTGGAAGATCTCATACCAGATGTTTTGAAACCCGCTGAAGTCAAGAAAGTGCTTCAGAGACTTCTGAAGGAAGGGGTGTCCATTCGAAACCTTCCAACGATCTTTGAAATTCTACTTGAGAGTGCTGAGAAAAGTAAAGATATAGACTACCTTGTGGAAAGTGTGAGAAAGGCACTGAAACGTCAAATAGCTTCGATGGTCCGCTCCGAAGACGGGAAGATACACGCGATCGTTCTGGAGAGGGACCTCGAACAGAAACTCCTGGAGTCGCTGAAAGAAATAGGAGAAGAAAGGGAGCTCCTTCTCAACCCTGAAGTCTCAAGAGAACTGATGAACAAGATTTCAAACGAACTGGGAAATCTGATGAAAAAAGGCTATCAACCTGTGATTGTGTGTTCGGCAAGGGTCAGACCTTACTTCTCCAGATACGTAATGCGAACTATCCCGGGTGTTTCTGTGATCTCTTACGATGAAATACCCGATGACTACACCCTTCAAATTGAAGGTGTGGTGAAATTATGAAGATAAAAAAATACGTTGCTGAGAGCATCAGAGAAGCGATGATCATGATAAGAAGAGAACTGGGGGAAAACGCCGTTATTTTGAGTTCTCGAAGAATAAAAAAGGGGGGATTCTTTGGAATAGGTGGAAAAACGTACTTCGAAGTGACAGCTGCGGTTGAGGAAGAGAGAAAGAGAGAGGAAAACACGAGTTACAGACTCCAGGAAATACTCGTAAAGAATCGACAGAGTTCGAACGATAATATCAAAGGGGAGTTCGATGAGATAAAAAGGACGATAAACGAGATAAAGCAGATGCTTGTAACTGAAAAGAGGCAGACTCTACCAGAAGGGCTTTCAAAAATTCTTTACGGTATGGAGAAACAGGAAATTCTCCCAGAGATCAGATACAAGCTGATAGATTTTCTGAGAATGAAGTTTGGAGATCTGGATCCGAATTCGAACGAGACTTTCAAGATTCTGTCGGAGCAATTCGCAAACCTTGTGAAGACAAATGCACCAGATTTCAAAAACGCGAAAGTACTCTTTGTGGGAACAACAGGTGTGGGGAAAACAACTTCACTCGCCAAACTTGCAGCCCGTTTCAAGATAGACGAGAAAAAACGCGTCGCTATACTGACGCTTGACACGTACCGGATAGCAGCGGCAGAGCAGTTGAAGATATATGCGGATATCATGGATATTCCCATGAAGATCGCCTACACTCCAAAAGAAGCGGAATACGAAATGATGGCTCTGAAAGATTACGATATCGTTCTTGTGGATACAGCCGGGAGAAGCCATCAAAACGATCTTCAGATGAGCGAACTCAGAGCACTTTCGGAAGCTGTAAAACCAAACATCACTTTTCTGGTAATTTCTATGAACTACAAACTCGATGACGTGAAAAGAATCGTTGAAAGATTCTCCACCGTGAAACCAACTCACATCATTCTCACCAAAATGGATGAAACATCGGTTTACGGAACATTCGTGAACATATCGGAAATCACGGGACTTCCCATTGCGTTCGTTACAAACGGACAGAGGGTCCCCGATGATATATTCGAAGCGAACCCTATGGAGCTTGCCAGGATTGTCGCCGGTGAGGTGTTGAATTATGCCAGATCAAGCGGAACATCTGAGAAAGACTGAACCGAATATAATAAGTGTTCTCAGCGGTAAGGGCGGTGTTGGAAAGTCCGTGATAGCTGTCAACCTTTCCCTTGCTCTTAAAGAGAAAGGGTTGAGAGTACTTCTGTTCGATGCCGACGTGGGATTTGGAAGTGTCGAGATCCTTCTCGGTTTCATGGCCCCCAAGACCCTGAAAGATTTCTTCAAGTCAAATGTGAGGATAGAAGACATCGTTTTTGAAACAAAATACGGTGTGGATGTTCTCAGTTCAGGAATAGACATAGAAGATCTCATTCTTTTCAATTTGAGCGATCGCCGGCGCTTCTTCGACGAGTTTGCCAGACTTCTCAAGAAATACGATTACCTCGTGATAGATTTTCCACCGGGGTACAACGAAAACCTGGATGAGTTTTACATTCAATCAGACTTCCTCATTCTCGTTACCACCCCAGAACCAACCTCGATCATAAACACCTATACTCTGATAAAGCTTCTTTCGGTAAAAGGAATAACACCCGAAGAGATATTTCTGGTGATGAACATGGCTAGGAATATGAAAGAAGGAAGAATGGCAGCCGACAGATTGAAAAGGGTGGTCGAAAGGTTCGTTGGTTTTACGATAAAAAACTACTTTGTGATAAAAGAAGATCAGGTCGTACAGAAGAGTGTGTCTTCACAGGAGCCGTTTGTACAGTTTCACAGTCATTCACAGCCATCCCTTGCCATCTACGGTCTGAGAGAAAAGATCTTGAAGGAACCCGTTCAAAAGAAAGGTTTTCTGAGCAAGATAAGACAGATGCTGGGAATAGGGTGAGAAAGAATGGAGTACTACACAGAGCTCGTAAATGCAAAGGACGTGATAAAACCAGGTCAAAATGTGATCGTAGAGGTTTCTGCGCCGGAGGATCTGGAAGGTCAATACAAGAGCAGTGTGCACGACGTGGACTTTGAAAGGGGAATCCTCACTCTTTCGATGCCGAGTTTTAAAGGAAGATTGGTCCCACTTCCTCGCGGAACCAGGTGTACTGTGATGATACTGGACAGCTCTGCGATCTATGTTTTCAGGACGAGTGTGCTTGAAAGTGGTAGAGACGAAGACGGCTTTCCGGTGACAAAAGTACCGTTTCCCGAAAGATTGAGGAAAATTCAAAGAAGGAGATTCAAGAGAATAAAGATATTTCTCGAAGGAACGTACAGGGTCGCTTCGAGAGATGAACCACCGAAAAGATTTGTGACGAAGGATTTCAGTGCCGGTGGTATGCTTATGGTAGCTGAAGATATCCTGACGCCTGAACAGATCATATACGTTACACTCGAACTGGACGAAGATCTAAAACTCAAGGATCACCCAGCGAGAATCGTGAGAGAAGCGGGCATCCTCGAAACGGGAGAGAGAATGTACGGCGTAGAATTTTTGAACGTTTCCCCGGCTTTGGAGAGAAAACTGGTTAGCTTTGTCTTCAAGAAAGAAATAGAGATGAGAAACAAGGAAAGGAGTGAAAGCGAATGAAGATCTCAGAAAGACAGAAAGATCTTTTGAAAGAAATAGGAAACATAGGAGCCGGAAACGCTGCCACGGCGATTTCTTACATGATAAATAAGAAGGTCGAAATCTCCGTTCCAAATGTAGAAATTGTACCTATCAGTGATGTCATATTCGTAGCGAAAAATCCTGAAGAAATAGTCGTCGGTGTGAAAATGCCTGTAACTGGAGAAATAGAAGGAAGTGTACTTCTCATAATGGGAACTACTGTTGTGAAGAAAATACTCGAAATTCTGACAGGCCTGGCTCCCGACAATCTGTTGGATCTCGATGAGTTTTCCGCTTCGGCGCTTCAGGAGATAGGGAACATAATGTGCGGTACTTACGTTTCAGCTCTCGCGGATTTTCTTGGTTTCAAGATCGACACACTTCCCCCACAGCTTGTCATCGACATGATATCTGCCATATTCGCAGAAGCTTCCATAGAAGAGCTGGAAGATAACTCGGAAGATCAGATAGTGTTTGTAGAAACGCTTCTGAAGGTGGAAGAGGAAGAGCCTTTGACATCCTACATGATGATGATACCAAAGCCGGGATATCTGGCCAAGATCTTCGAAAGGATGGGGATTCAGGAATGAAAAAAGTCATCGGAATAGGAGAATACGCGGTTATGAAGAATCCTGGAGTGATTGTGACCCTTGGGTTGGGATCCTGCGTTGCTGTATGTATGAGAGATCCTGTGGCAAAAGTCGGAGCCATGGCACACGTTATGCTTCCAGACAGCGGCGGAAAAACGGACAAACCCGGCAAATACGCGGACACGGCTGTAAAAACGCTGGTGGAAGAGTTGAAGAAAATGGGAGCAAAGGTGGAAAGACTGGAAGCAAAAATAGCGGGCGGAGCCAGCATGTTTGAATCTACGGGGATGAACATAGGAGCGAGGAACGTAGAGGCTGTGAAAAAACATCTGAAGGATTTTGGAATCAAACTACTGGCGGAGGACACGGGGGGCAACAGAGCAAGGAGCGTTGAATACAATATTGAAACTGGAAAGCTTCTCGTGAGAAAAGTAGGTGGTGGTGAACAATTAGAAATAAAAGAAATTTAGTGTGGGACAAGGAAAGTATGATAAGAAGCTTGCTTCCGTTTATAAAGAGAACAGCTGAGGATTTGGCACAGACCCTACCTCCAAACGTGGAGGTAGATGATCTGATTCAGGAAGGAATCGTCGCAGCCCTGTCTTCTCTGGAAAGATACGATCCATCAAAAGCGAGT
This window encodes:
- a CDS encoding MinD/ParA family protein; protein product: MPDQAEHLRKTEPNIISVLSGKGGVGKSVIAVNLSLALKEKGLRVLLFDADVGFGSVEILLGFMAPKTLKDFFKSNVRIEDIVFETKYGVDVLSSGIDIEDLILFNLSDRRRFFDEFARLLKKYDYLVIDFPPGYNENLDEFYIQSDFLILVTTPEPTSIINTYTLIKLLSVKGITPEEIFLVMNMARNMKEGRMAADRLKRVVERFVGFTIKNYFVIKEDQVVQKSVSSQEPFVQFHSHSQPSLAIYGLREKILKEPVQKKGFLSKIRQMLGIG
- the cheD gene encoding chemoreceptor glutamine deamidase/glutamate methylesterase CheD, with protein sequence MKKVIGIGEYAVMKNPGVIVTLGLGSCVAVCMRDPVAKVGAMAHVMLPDSGGKTDKPGKYADTAVKTLVEELKKMGAKVERLEAKIAGGASMFESTGMNIGARNVEAVKKHLKDFGIKLLAEDTGGNRARSVEYNIETGKLLVRKVGGGEQLEIKEI
- the mtnA gene encoding S-methyl-5-thioribose-1-phosphate isomerase encodes the protein MKLKTKTMEWSGDSLKLLDQRKLPFIEEYVECKTHEEVAHAIKEMIVRGAPAIGVTAAFGYVLGLRDYKTGSLTDWMKQVKETLARTRPTAVNLFWALNRMEKVFFENVDRENLFEILENEALKMAYEDIEVNKAIGKNGAQLIKDGSTILTHCNAGALATVDYGTALGVIRAAMESGKRIRVFADETRPYLQGARLTAWELMKDGIEVYVITDNMAGWLMKKGLIDAVVVGADRIALNGDTANKIGTYSLAVLAKRNNIPFYVAAPVSTIDPTIKSGEEIPIEERRPEEVTHCGGNRIAPEGVKVLNPAFDVTENTLITAIITEKGVIRPPFEENIKKILGV
- a CDS encoding peptidyl-prolyl cis-trans isomerase; translated protein: MRKLIFVILVVLGISLFGQATTTSSTVVAIVNGNPITSDLLELEADIDGILRSIAQIDLRFFNVLTGTEEGLKLLLKYKQEVLNSLIDDLLVQQLAEKEGVGVSDEEVKKEVEARLKETVETMGITLEDLDKFLQRAGYGDLESFKKRLHWHMKTQLSLQRLQEKITQNATVTLEEAQNYYNQNKETYRIPAAVHLYRITTEDKSKMDEALSKIRKGEDFLEVATQVATGGDLGWIEEGKLEKDIESVIFDAPEGAILGPFESEGKFVLYKVVEKRSSSYKKFEEVKQEIMDKLLADKKNQLWNDWFNKVFEEFKKNSQIEIKLGGSQG
- the flhB gene encoding flagellar biosynthesis protein FlhB — its product is MGGSGSEDFSAQLERYSGTSWEIELLLFAEAERTERATPRKRRRVREEGRAPVSRELNMAVTFLVFALALKIFGYQGVERITEDVQAFLSFEETEDLLVNAVNTFKDVLLIIGAFVVFSMVAGVMIGALQTRFLFAPKALKPDLNRINPIEGFKRLFSLRSLVELLKSVLKVAIVGIVVYQVLKNRWDEMILLTEMNVNDAFANFWDIASEITLKSGMVLLALAVFDYFYQRWEFEKSIRMTKQEVKDELKEVEGNPEIKRRQRQMMYDILRRRMMEEVPKADVVITNPTHFAVALKYDPDTMNAPVVVAKGVDHLALKIIEIAKENDVPVLRNPSLARALYYKTEIGEEIPVEFYRIVAEVLVYVYTKKGVRI
- the flhF gene encoding flagellar biosynthesis protein FlhF, with amino-acid sequence MKIKKYVAESIREAMIMIRRELGENAVILSSRRIKKGGFFGIGGKTYFEVTAAVEEERKREENTSYRLQEILVKNRQSSNDNIKGEFDEIKRTINEIKQMLVTEKRQTLPEGLSKILYGMEKQEILPEIRYKLIDFLRMKFGDLDPNSNETFKILSEQFANLVKTNAPDFKNAKVLFVGTTGVGKTTSLAKLAARFKIDEKKRVAILTLDTYRIAAAEQLKIYADIMDIPMKIAYTPKEAEYEMMALKDYDIVLVDTAGRSHQNDLQMSELRALSEAVKPNITFLVISMNYKLDDVKRIVERFSTVKPTHIILTKMDETSVYGTFVNISEITGLPIAFVTNGQRVPDDIFEANPMELARIVAGEVLNYARSSGTSEKD
- a CDS encoding flagellar brake protein, producing the protein MEYYTELVNAKDVIKPGQNVIVEVSAPEDLEGQYKSSVHDVDFERGILTLSMPSFKGRLVPLPRGTRCTVMILDSSAIYVFRTSVLESGRDEDGFPVTKVPFPERLRKIQRRRFKRIKIFLEGTYRVASRDEPPKRFVTKDFSAGGMLMVAEDILTPEQIIYVTLELDEDLKLKDHPARIVREAGILETGERMYGVEFLNVSPALERKLVSFVFKKEIEMRNKERSESE
- the cheC gene encoding CheY-P phosphatase CheC, which codes for MKISERQKDLLKEIGNIGAGNAATAISYMINKKVEISVPNVEIVPISDVIFVAKNPEEIVVGVKMPVTGEIEGSVLLIMGTTVVKKILEILTGLAPDNLLDLDEFSASALQEIGNIMCGTYVSALADFLGFKIDTLPPQLVIDMISAIFAEASIEELEDNSEDQIVFVETLLKVEEEEPLTSYMMMIPKPGYLAKIFERMGIQE
- the fliR gene encoding flagellar biosynthetic protein FliR, whose amino-acid sequence is METIFSFLEEKFLAWMCIFTRFTGFFLIAPFFSERAFPVEVRVFLGLFTSWLMLFTVDVSIPLNTPVLSFTLNLFFNFLVGFGIGFIVYLFLQAFNGAGYIFGFQIGFGMEEVLAFGEEETNPTGELVYFIALTVFVLIKGPVLVFEGLKDSIDVFPVNLTGVADGFFSYVVERSSDFFVLILKIGAPVIAFMLIISIVLGIVSRLIPQMNVFMVGLPLKVIIGVILILGMLPIWAEVAQKISALSWNAIQELLGK
- the flhA gene encoding flagellar biosynthesis protein FlhA, coding for MKNVDIIVSLMIVAIVLLMVLPVPDRMLDFFQILNITLSMIILFSTMYIRNALELSSFPTLLLVVTLFRLGLNVASTRLILLEGPKFQGRVIRTFGDFVVKGDYVVGLIVFFILVIIQFIVITRGAERIAEVAARFTLDAMPGKQMSVDADLNSGLITEEEARKRREDIRREADFYGAMDGASKFVRGDAIASIIIVFINIIGGLLIGMLRHGMSLAEAAQEYVILTVGDGLAAQIPALLVSTATGIIVSRAASKENLGKDLVTELSRETKVLLFTGGVLIFLGIFTPIPFFSAILGGALIFLAMYTSRAVPQEELVGPAPAERPGGPVLSTPEEVSEIIQSDTVEVEIGYGLIPLADPSQGGDLLDRITSIRKQLAFELGLVVSPIRVRDSVLLKPNEYSIKIRGSEVARYELVPNRLLAINPGTAKEKIPGIPTREPAFNLEAYWIEEWRKEEAQQKGYTVVDPPTVFATHLSEVLRRHADELLGFKELELLIEGLKEKFPKLVEDLIPDVLKPAEVKKVLQRLLKEGVSIRNLPTIFEILLESAEKSKDIDYLVESVRKALKRQIASMVRSEDGKIHAIVLERDLEQKLLESLKEIGEERELLLNPEVSRELMNKISNELGNLMKKGYQPVIVCSARVRPYFSRYVMRTIPGVSVISYDEIPDDYTLQIEGVVKL